From a single Pelodiscus sinensis isolate JC-2024 chromosome 4, ASM4963464v1, whole genome shotgun sequence genomic region:
- the LOC112546735 gene encoding pepsin A-like yields MTQNCIVLGTGRRSLPQLGYVPTTRLVYCLSVIDRSLSLPLLIRVHLQKGKSLRQNLKEHGLLEDFLKKHPYNPASKYFPSLGDQFATEPLTNYMDAEYFGTISIGTPAQDFTVVFDTGSSNLWVPSVYCSSPACTKHNRFNPSASSTYQATSQNLSIQYGTGSMTGILGYDTVQVGGLVDTNQIFGLSETEPGSTFYYAPMDGILGLAYPSIASSGATPVFDNMMSEGLVSQDLFSVYLSADEQSGSFVMFGGIDTSYYSGNLIWIPLSAETYWQINMDSITMNGQTIACSGGCQAIIDTGTSLLAGPPSDVSNINYYIGASNGAVSCSSMSSLPEIIFNINGNAFPVPASAYILNDSSSCSSSFESINQGLWILGDVFIRLYYVVFDRANNQVGLAPLA; encoded by the exons ATGACCCAGAActgcattgtgctaggcactggaaGACGGTCCCTTCCTCAACTAG GGTACGTCCCGACCACAAGGCTTGTCTACTGTCTATCTGTTATTGATCGGTCTCTCTCCCTGCCTTTGCTGATTAGGGTCCACCTGCAGAAGGGGAAATCCCTGAGGCAGAACCTGAAGGAACATGGCTTGCTGGAGGATTTCCTCAAGAAACACCCTTACAACCCGGCCTCTAAGTATTTCCCCAGCTTGGGAGACCAGTTTGCTACTGAGCCCCTGACAAACTACATGGAT GCTGAGTACTTTGGAACCATCTCTATCGGTACCCCGGCCCAGGATTTCACTGTTGTTTTCGACACCGGCTCCTCCAACCTGTGGGTGCCCTCTGtgtactgctccagcccagcctgca CAAAACACAACCGCTTCAACCCGTCAGCCTCCTCCACCTACCAGGCCACCAGCCAGAACCTCTCCATCCAGTACGGCACCGGCAGCATGACTGGGATCCTGGGCTATGACACCGTCCAG GTTGGAGGCCTTGTGGACACCAACCAGATCTTTGGCTTGAGTGAAACCGAGCCCGGCTCCACCTTTTACTACGCCCCCATGGATGGGATCCTGGGTCTGGCCTACCCCAGCATCGCCTCCTCCGGAGCCACCCCCGTCTTTGACAACATGATGAGCGAGGGCTTGGTGTCCCAGGACCTCTTCTCCGTTTACCTGAGCGC AGATGAGCAAAGCGGGAGCTTCGTGATGTTCGGCGGCATCGACACATCTTACTACTCTGGGAACCTCATTTGGATCCCTCTGTCTGCGGAGACTTACTGGCAAATCAACATGGACAG catcaccATGAATGGACAGACCATCGCTTGCTCCGGTGGCTGCCAGGCTATCATTGACACTGGCACGTCTCTGCTGGCTGGGCCCCCCAGTGACGTCTCCAACATCAACTACTACATCGGCGCCAGCAATGGCGCG gtCAGCTGCAGCTCCATGAGCAGCCTGCCCGAAATCATCTTCAACATCAACGGCAACGCGTTCCCTGTGCCCGCCAGCGCCTACATCCTCAAC GATTCAagctcttgttcctccagcttTGAAAGCATTAACCAAGGGCTCTGGATCCTTGGCGACGTCTTCATCCGCCTCTACTACGTTGTCTTCGACCGGGCCAACAACCAGGTGGGCCTGGCTCCTCTGGCGTGA
- the LOC102457734 gene encoding pepsin A-like produces MKWLLLLSLVALSQCLVTKVPLQKRKSLRQNLKEHGLLEDFLKKHPYNPASKYFPSLGDQFATEPLTNYMDIEYCGTISIGTPAQDFTVLFDTGSSNLWVPSVYCSSAACSNHNRFNPSASSTYQATNQNVSIQYGTGSMTGILGYDTVQVGGLVDTNQIFGLSETEPGSFLYYSPFDGILGLAYPSISSSGATPVFDNMMSEGLVSQDLFSVYLSSDDQSGSFVMFGGIDSSYYSGNLNWIPLSAESYWQITLDSITMNGQAIACSSGCQAIVDTGTSLLAGPTTGISNIDYYIGASNGAAPDPVRPSSLQVSCSAMSSLPDIVFTINSIAFPVPASAYIRNSSGSCSSGFEGLNLPTASGELWILGDIFIRLYYAVFDRANNQVGLAPVA; encoded by the exons ATGAAGTGGCTTCTGCTCCTGAGTTTGGTGGCGCTGTCTCAGTGCCTGGTGACAAA GGTCCCCCTGCAGAAGCGGAAATCCCTGAGGCAGAACCTGAAGGAACATGGCTTGCTGGAGGATTTCCTCAAGAAACACCCTTACAACCCGGCCTCTAAGTATTTCCCCAGCTTGGGAGACCAGTTTGCTACTGAGCCCCTGACGAACTACATGGAC ATCGAGTACTGTGGAACCATCTCTATCGGCACCCCAGCCCAGGACTTCACTGTCCTCTTCGACACCGGCTCCTCCAACCTGTGGGTGCCCTCCGTGTACTGCTCCAGCGCCGCCTGCT CAAACCACAACCGCTTCAACCCATCAGCCTCCTCCACCTACCAGGCCACCAATCAGAATGTCTCCATCCAGTACGGCACCGGCAGCATGACTGGAATCCTGGGCTACGACACCGTCCAG GTTGGAGGCCTTGTGGACACCAACCAGATCTTTGGCCTGAGCGAAACTGAGCCCGGCTCTTTCCTCTACTACTCTCCCTTTGATGGGATCTTGGGTCTGGCCTACCCCAGCATCTCCTCCTCCGGAGCCACCCCCGTCTTTGACAACATGATGAGCGAGGGTTTGGTGTCCCAGGACCTCTTCTCCGTCTACCTGAGCTC agaTGACCAAAGCGGGAGCTTTGTGATGTTCGGCGGCATCGACTCATCTTACTACTCTGGGAACCTCAACTGGATCCCTCTGTCTGCGGAGTCTTACTGGCAAATCACCCTGGACAG CATCACCATGAATGGACAGGCCATCGCTTGCTCCAGTGGCTGCCAGGCTATCGTTGACACCGGCACGTCTCTGCTGGCTGGGCCCACCACTGGCATCTCCAACATCGACTACTACATCGGCGCCAGCAATGGCGCG GCACCTGACCCTGTGCGGCCTTCTTCCCTGCAGGTCAGCTGCAGCGCCATGAGCAGCCTGCCCGACATCGTCTTCACCATCAACAGCATCGCATTCCCTGTGCCCGCCAGCGCCTACATCCGCAAC AGCTCTGGCTCTTGCTCGTCAGGCTTTGAAGGCCTCAACCTCCCCACCGCCTCCGGAGAGCTCTGGATCCTCGGGGACATTTTCATCCGCCTGTACTACGCTGTCTTCGACAGAGCCAACAaccaagtgggtctggcccccgtGGCATGA